A genomic segment from Deinococcus sp. YIM 77859 encodes:
- a CDS encoding AAA domain-containing protein — protein sequence MDSTLQHDQARRFFQYLKEFTGLKYKPQRTNEGDSLLWLHSLPADKWIVNAASQRANEVGDDWLSIQKPRFVPTPALPDELSAWVTGPFDKPDRPPSIRSQLVIESEVLDDDLQPQKIKETLFLDQEEGVRRAWSAYDTRWQAWAQEERRALEVQRHYSQLFDFHQKLSAESERYELRLGLGHLTWKAPSSGEVRRHLLTARAALHFDPQRGILSVTAAGDGARTALEQDMLDAEDRVMPQVQKAIQDALLENGEDLWSGETLPELLKTWVNAAGDRGVYEDDLKPVQSVADHPQVHWAPALILRRRDERTLAEAYEGILDQLGGMPELPDSTRRFLGDRSVVTHPAEPGNGDQTVYFPLPANDAQREIIHRIRREQGVLVQGPPGTGKSHTIVNLVSHLLATDQKVLVTSHTARALKVLRDKFPQELRSLCVTHLRGEEGAQAALQGSVGEILHRFTNRRPEQEDAQEKLLFSSLESARRQEDRLLDTLRTIREAETGQLNLYGYQGSAQQIGALLRAQEAEFEWLSDYGDPNRSVPLTNAEALRLLALLREVSAEEARDLKLRRPEVARLTSPEEFLRFVQAERSAEEHAAIHDQSRKSSVYPPLQDSTPEARTKLVQSVQALIAAVETQRRRPVHWIAGAVDMLLKEQFGRWQEVFRQSEEVLPELLQQAEWLEQNTPSGLEGRDLPVLRGDAQAVLDHLRGGGNWGNFLFKPAAVKNRQYLRTDVKVGGRSADTPEALQALLDHFRLTDRLEQLKGIWTSQGVQVSGPLRMQVTELEEQHQVLARVFELRSLLDAAQKAVQGIPGLPQPQWWELQELRDLVAAARAADAAVDAQASRRTLEALLPSLQGMQAAGEAHEVVRQLIEAIEDRNAEAYGHAYSQAQHLADRQALTEEQQALLGRLRAGSAGLAEELQRSCSEAEWDARLASFEAAWNWVRADAQMKELANPDTEVDVREQLASVREVQRKTLGELAATKAWRGTLNRMTPNEQAALVRWQNAVRKIGKGTGRHAGKWRQVAQKALDEARTAIPAWIMPLHLVAENFALSPGMFDVVIVDEASQAGPEALFLTFIAKKIIIVGDDKQIEPEGVGIQIAQVNALVQRYLYDFPAPEVIGDPKASLFGFGSYTYPARISLREHFRCMPEIIKFSSDLSYPQEPLIALRQFGAERLQPLVARQVEGGYTMPVRGDKVNPVEVRAIVDQIKACIANPKYARKTFGVISLIGDSQAEEISTLLRAEVSEAELEERKLVCGNAYSFQGDERDVIFLSMVASPSDGRREPKVGRDHAIFQPRYNVAVSRARDQLWLFHSLDLSDLHPDDLRASLIRHVRKPELEGWQPLPSDEIVVLRELAARPGRGNSTPPGKFDSWFEVDVYLDLVARGYRVIPQYELNGYRIDLVVEGLRGRLAVECDGDYWHGPEKYLDDLARQQTLERAGMEFWRVRGSTYARDPEGALEDLWHTLERRGVFPEGDPRNFARAGESPALEVQSAVMVDEEAAAQAEDAAQEEVVETASEVVPQVEHSVGALLQPYVRWTARPLPDPRTLSSLEPIIEGLREIVEAEGPMTARQAYQVYCRAAGVRFGQTTKSLLNKAMTRALRTGTLLSADEAGTPGLLDKIIRGSGSPEVKLREAGPRKLTDIPLSEVSALMAKLIESEPDLGEGHPEALYRIVLSTYGAQRLTESARSMLERAHALYRQPKLPGEEVTLPVGGREARP from the coding sequence ATGGATAGCACCCTCCAACACGATCAGGCCCGGCGTTTCTTCCAGTACCTCAAGGAGTTCACGGGGCTCAAATACAAGCCCCAGCGCACCAACGAGGGTGACAGCCTGCTGTGGCTGCACAGCCTCCCAGCAGACAAATGGATCGTCAACGCTGCCAGTCAGCGCGCCAACGAGGTAGGGGACGACTGGTTGAGCATCCAGAAGCCCCGCTTTGTGCCTACGCCCGCCCTGCCGGATGAGCTGTCTGCCTGGGTGACCGGGCCCTTCGACAAGCCCGACCGACCCCCAAGCATCCGCTCACAACTTGTGATCGAGAGCGAGGTGCTCGACGACGACCTTCAACCCCAGAAAATTAAGGAGACCCTCTTCCTCGACCAGGAGGAGGGCGTCCGCAGAGCCTGGAGTGCCTACGACACTCGCTGGCAGGCCTGGGCGCAGGAGGAGCGCCGCGCCCTCGAGGTGCAGCGGCACTACTCGCAGCTCTTCGACTTCCACCAGAAACTGAGTGCCGAGAGCGAGAGGTACGAACTGCGGCTTGGGCTGGGCCACCTGACGTGGAAGGCGCCCTCCAGTGGCGAAGTGCGGCGCCACCTGCTGACTGCTCGGGCAGCCCTACACTTCGACCCGCAGCGCGGCATACTGAGCGTCACCGCCGCCGGGGACGGGGCGCGCACGGCTCTCGAGCAGGACATGCTCGATGCCGAAGACCGCGTGATGCCACAGGTCCAGAAAGCCATCCAGGATGCACTGCTTGAAAACGGGGAGGATCTGTGGAGCGGGGAGACGCTCCCCGAGTTGCTCAAGACCTGGGTAAACGCTGCGGGTGACCGAGGGGTGTACGAGGACGACCTGAAACCCGTGCAGAGCGTAGCTGACCATCCCCAGGTGCACTGGGCGCCCGCCCTGATCCTGAGGCGGCGCGACGAGCGGACCTTGGCCGAGGCCTACGAGGGCATCTTGGATCAGCTCGGTGGGATGCCAGAGTTGCCCGACAGCACCCGGCGCTTCCTCGGGGACCGCTCAGTCGTGACCCACCCAGCGGAGCCGGGAAATGGGGATCAGACGGTGTACTTCCCCCTCCCCGCAAACGATGCCCAGCGGGAGATCATCCACCGTATTCGGCGGGAACAGGGCGTGCTGGTACAGGGCCCTCCGGGCACCGGGAAGTCGCACACCATCGTCAACTTGGTCAGTCACCTGCTCGCCACCGATCAGAAGGTGCTCGTCACGAGTCATACCGCCCGCGCCCTGAAGGTGCTGAGGGACAAGTTCCCCCAGGAACTCCGCAGCCTGTGTGTCACGCACCTGCGCGGCGAGGAGGGAGCCCAGGCCGCCCTGCAAGGCTCGGTGGGTGAGATTCTGCACCGCTTCACCAACCGCCGCCCCGAGCAGGAGGACGCCCAGGAAAAGCTGCTCTTCAGCAGCCTGGAGAGTGCCCGGCGGCAGGAGGACCGACTGCTCGACACCCTGCGGACGATCCGTGAGGCGGAGACGGGCCAGCTGAACCTTTACGGCTACCAGGGTTCTGCCCAGCAGATCGGAGCACTCCTTCGGGCACAGGAGGCGGAGTTCGAGTGGCTGAGCGACTACGGTGACCCCAACAGGTCCGTACCGCTCACGAACGCGGAGGCCCTGAGGCTGCTCGCGCTGCTGCGCGAGGTCAGTGCTGAGGAGGCCCGAGACCTGAAGCTCCGCCGTCCCGAGGTGGCTCGCCTGACCAGTCCCGAGGAGTTCCTGCGCTTCGTTCAGGCAGAGCGCAGCGCCGAGGAGCACGCCGCCATCCACGACCAGAGCCGCAAGAGCAGCGTCTACCCGCCTCTTCAGGACAGCACACCGGAAGCCCGGACCAAGCTGGTACAGAGCGTGCAGGCCCTGATCGCTGCTGTGGAAACACAACGCCGCCGCCCTGTTCACTGGATAGCGGGAGCGGTGGATATGCTCCTCAAGGAGCAGTTCGGTCGCTGGCAGGAGGTCTTCCGCCAGAGCGAAGAAGTTCTTCCGGAGCTGCTCCAGCAGGCTGAGTGGCTGGAGCAGAACACACCGAGCGGGCTGGAGGGCCGGGACCTGCCCGTCTTGCGGGGTGACGCGCAGGCTGTCCTCGACCATTTGCGGGGTGGCGGGAACTGGGGCAACTTCCTATTCAAGCCCGCTGCCGTGAAAAACCGCCAGTACCTCCGGACGGATGTGAAGGTCGGGGGTCGCTCCGCGGACACACCGGAGGCGCTGCAAGCACTGCTGGACCACTTCCGCCTGACAGACAGGTTGGAACAGCTCAAGGGGATTTGGACCAGCCAGGGGGTGCAGGTCAGTGGCCCCCTCAGGATGCAGGTCACGGAGCTGGAGGAGCAACACCAAGTTCTGGCACGGGTGTTCGAGCTGCGCTCCCTACTGGACGCGGCCCAGAAAGCCGTGCAGGGCATCCCAGGTCTTCCTCAGCCGCAGTGGTGGGAACTTCAGGAACTGCGTGACCTGGTGGCGGCGGCCCGAGCTGCCGATGCCGCCGTGGACGCCCAGGCGAGCAGGCGGACGCTCGAAGCGCTGCTGCCCTCCCTACAAGGAATGCAGGCCGCCGGGGAGGCGCACGAAGTTGTTCGGCAGCTCATTGAGGCCATTGAGGACAGGAACGCCGAAGCGTATGGGCACGCCTACTCGCAAGCGCAACACCTCGCCGACCGTCAGGCCCTGACCGAGGAGCAGCAGGCCCTCCTGGGTCGGCTGCGGGCGGGCTCGGCGGGACTGGCCGAGGAGTTGCAGCGCTCCTGCTCTGAGGCGGAGTGGGACGCGCGGTTGGCCTCCTTCGAGGCGGCCTGGAACTGGGTGCGGGCCGACGCGCAGATGAAGGAGCTCGCCAACCCCGACACCGAGGTGGACGTGCGGGAACAACTGGCCTCCGTACGGGAAGTGCAGCGCAAGACGCTCGGAGAGCTTGCGGCGACGAAGGCCTGGCGGGGCACCCTGAACCGCATGACTCCCAATGAGCAGGCGGCCCTGGTGCGCTGGCAGAACGCCGTGCGGAAGATCGGCAAGGGCACCGGGAGGCACGCTGGGAAGTGGAGACAGGTGGCGCAGAAGGCCCTGGATGAAGCCCGGACGGCGATCCCAGCCTGGATTATGCCGCTGCACCTCGTCGCCGAGAACTTCGCGCTTAGCCCCGGTATGTTCGACGTGGTGATCGTGGACGAGGCCTCACAGGCTGGCCCGGAGGCTCTATTTCTGACCTTTATCGCCAAGAAGATCATCATCGTTGGGGATGACAAGCAGATTGAGCCCGAGGGCGTCGGCATTCAAATCGCCCAGGTGAATGCGCTGGTGCAGCGTTACCTGTACGACTTCCCTGCCCCGGAGGTGATCGGTGATCCCAAAGCCAGCCTGTTCGGCTTCGGCAGCTACACTTACCCAGCCCGGATTAGCTTGCGGGAGCACTTCCGGTGCATGCCGGAGATCATCAAGTTCTCCAGCGATCTGAGTTACCCCCAGGAGCCCCTAATCGCCCTCCGGCAGTTCGGGGCCGAACGGCTCCAGCCCCTGGTGGCCCGGCAGGTCGAGGGCGGATACACCATGCCCGTGCGGGGCGACAAGGTGAATCCGGTCGAAGTACGGGCTATCGTCGATCAGATCAAGGCCTGCATCGCCAACCCGAAGTACGCCCGGAAGACCTTCGGGGTAATCAGCCTGATCGGGGACTCCCAGGCCGAGGAGATCTCGACCCTGTTGCGGGCCGAGGTCAGCGAGGCCGAGCTGGAGGAGCGCAAGCTGGTGTGCGGGAACGCCTACAGCTTTCAGGGCGACGAGCGGGACGTGATCTTCCTGAGCATGGTCGCCAGCCCGAGTGACGGTCGCCGCGAGCCCAAGGTGGGTCGGGACCACGCCATCTTCCAGCCCCGCTACAACGTGGCGGTCAGCCGTGCCCGCGACCAGCTCTGGCTCTTCCACAGCCTCGACCTAAGCGACCTACACCCTGACGACCTGCGCGCGTCCCTGATCCGGCACGTCCGCAAACCGGAGCTGGAGGGATGGCAGCCGCTGCCGTCCGATGAGATCGTCGTGCTGCGGGAACTGGCGGCGCGGCCAGGACGGGGGAACAGTACCCCACCCGGGAAGTTCGATAGCTGGTTCGAGGTCGATGTGTACTTGGACCTGGTCGCCCGGGGCTACCGCGTGATCCCGCAATACGAGCTGAATGGCTACCGCATTGACCTGGTGGTCGAGGGTCTGCGTGGGCGGCTGGCGGTGGAGTGCGACGGCGACTACTGGCACGGCCCGGAGAAGTACCTGGACGATCTGGCCCGGCAGCAGACCCTGGAGCGCGCCGGGATGGAGTTTTGGCGGGTGCGGGGTAGCACCTACGCCCGTGACCCGGAAGGCGCCCTGGAGGACCTCTGGCATACCCTCGAGCGGCGTGGCGTCTTCCCAGAGGGCGACCCCCGCAACTTCGCCCGCGCTGGGGAGAGCCCCGCACTTGAGGTGCAAAGCGCCGTGATGGTCGATGAGGAAGCCGCCGCGCAGGCCGAGGACGCCGCACAGGAGGAGGTCGTCGAGACGGCCAGCGAGGTCGTGCCGCAGGTCGAGCATTCTGTAGGGGCTCTGCTTCAGCCGTATGTCCGCTGGACGGCCCGCCCCCTGCCCGACCCCCGCACCCTAAGCAGCCTGGAGCCCATCATCGAGGGCCTGCGAGAGATCGTCGAAGCCGAGGGCCCGATGACTGCCCGACAGGCTTACCAGGTGTACTGCCGGGCTGCAGGGGTGCGGTTCGGCCAGACCACCAAGAGCCTACTGAACAAGGCCATGACCCGCGCCCTCCGAACCGGCACGCTGCTCTCGGCGGACGAGGCGGGCACGCCAGGATTGCTGGACAAGATCATCCGTGGATCAGGCAGCCCAGAAGTCAAGCTGCGTGAGGCTGGGCCACGTAAACTCACGGATATCCCGCTGTCCGAAGTTAGTGCGCTGATGGCGAAGCTCATCGAGTCCGAACCCGACCTCGGCGAGGGGCACCCGGAAGCCCTCTACCGGATCGTGCTGTCCACCTACGGAGCGCAGCGACTCACGGAGAGCGCCCGCAGCATGCTGGAACGCGCCCACGCCCTATACCGCCAGCCCAAGCTCCCTGGGGAGGAAGTGACTTTGCCCGTCGGCGGAAGGGAGGCCCGACCCTAG
- a CDS encoding integrase core domain-containing protein, protein MQGRGILERTHWTFNYEFVFREDFASLMELQAGVTTFYTWYNYVRLHSALSYAYPWAKLLGTAKSRNAA, encoded by the coding sequence TTGCAAGGGCGAGGCATCCTGGAGAGAACCCATTGGACCTTCAACTATGAGTTCGTCTTCCGTGAGGACTTTGCCAGCCTGATGGAATTGCAGGCAGGCGTGACGACCTTCTACACCTGGTACAACTACGTCCGGCTGCACTCCGCCTTGAGCTACGCCTACCCCTGGGCTAAGCTGCTGGGAACGGCGAAGTCTCGCAACGCCGCCTGA
- a CDS encoding Nif3-like dinuclear metal center hexameric protein — translation MTEIVSPQARRGEVDRDTLVRWLNEYLKLDAYPDPSLNGLQIAGTEVIRRVAASVDTSVKTLRDAADSGADLLLVHHGLFWGQPLAVTGPHRERLRTALMADLNLYAAHIPLDAHPEVGNNAMMARALSLEGLRPFGDWRGHKIGLCGELPFEQSLQDFADRVQKLTGEICLVHGGGQPNVRRLGIVSGSGAGAIAEAAAAGLDTLLTGEPEHKHFHDAFEYGVNVVYAGHYETEVFGVRALAARLEEEFGLPWQFLHHPTGL, via the coding sequence ATGACCGAGATAGTTTCCCCTCAGGCCCGGCGCGGCGAGGTGGACCGCGATACGCTGGTGCGCTGGCTGAATGAGTACCTGAAGCTTGACGCCTATCCCGACCCCAGCCTGAATGGCTTGCAGATCGCGGGGACGGAAGTGATCCGGCGGGTTGCGGCGAGCGTGGACACCAGCGTCAAGACCCTACGGGACGCCGCTGATAGCGGCGCTGACCTGCTGCTTGTCCACCACGGCCTGTTTTGGGGTCAGCCTCTTGCGGTGACCGGGCCGCACCGTGAGCGCCTGCGCACCGCGCTGATGGCGGATCTGAACCTCTATGCCGCCCACATTCCCCTCGACGCCCATCCTGAGGTGGGCAACAACGCGATGATGGCCCGCGCGCTGAGCTTAGAAGGGCTTCGTCCCTTCGGCGACTGGCGGGGCCACAAGATCGGCCTCTGCGGCGAGTTGCCCTTTGAGCAGTCCTTGCAGGACTTCGCTGACCGCGTGCAAAAACTCACCGGAGAAATCTGTCTGGTGCACGGGGGCGGGCAACCGAACGTGCGCCGCCTGGGCATCGTCAGCGGGAGCGGGGCAGGGGCGATCGCTGAGGCGGCCGCGGCAGGCCTTGATACCCTGCTGACCGGCGAGCCGGAACACAAGCACTTCCACGACGCCTTTGAGTACGGGGTGAACGTCGTGTATGCCGGGCACTATGAGACAGAGGTGTTCGGTGTCCGGGCCCTTGCCGCTCGGCTGGAGGAGGAATTCGGACTCCCGTGGCAGTTCCTGCATCACCCGACCGGGCTGTGA
- the tmk gene encoding dTMP kinase, producing the protein MPGLFITLEGPEGAGKSTQLARLAARLAGRGVPHVVTREPGGTPLGMRVREVLLDPELSIEPLPELLLYSASRAQLVREVIRPALERGKVVVCDRYADSSAAYQGFGRGLDGAFLEALTREVTGGLTPDLTVLLDLDPALGLSRVAARGQPDRLERADLGFHARVRKGFLTLAARDPERFLVLDGARDADALAEDIWRAVAERLG; encoded by the coding sequence GTGCCCGGCCTTTTCATCACCCTGGAGGGGCCGGAGGGGGCGGGCAAGAGCACGCAGCTCGCGCGGCTGGCGGCGCGGCTGGCCGGCCGGGGCGTGCCGCATGTGGTCACGCGCGAGCCGGGGGGCACGCCGCTGGGCATGCGGGTCCGCGAGGTGCTGCTTGATCCGGAGCTGAGCATCGAACCCCTGCCTGAATTGCTGCTGTACTCCGCGAGCCGGGCACAGCTCGTGCGGGAGGTGATCCGGCCCGCCCTGGAACGCGGTAAGGTGGTCGTCTGTGACCGCTACGCCGATTCCAGCGCCGCCTATCAGGGGTTTGGGCGAGGGCTGGACGGGGCATTTCTGGAGGCCCTCACGCGGGAGGTGACGGGCGGCCTCACTCCAGACCTGACGGTCCTCCTGGACCTCGATCCCGCCTTGGGGCTCAGCCGGGTCGCCGCACGGGGGCAACCCGACCGGCTGGAACGCGCCGACCTCGGCTTTCACGCACGGGTGCGAAAGGGCTTTCTCACGCTGGCGGCCCGCGACCCAGAACGCTTTCTGGTGCTTGATGGCGCGCGGGACGCGGACGCCCTGGCAGAAGACATCTGGCGAGCGGTCGCGGAGCGGCTGGGCTAG
- a CDS encoding glutaminyl-peptide cyclotransferase, translating to MRARLPLPVPLTTLLLTVLLPAGTALAQETPVLRPTVTARFPHDHAAFTQGLQYLGQSTLIESTGQVGSSGVRQVDLRTGRVLKDVPTPIASAFGEGVTVLKGVAYHITWQTGVAFAFDAATLREVGRYRYRGEGWGLTNDGKQLIMSDGSSTLFWRDSRTFAVTRTVRVTDGGQPVKNLNELEYVQGSIYANIWLTNRIARIDPRTGKVTAWLDVQPLMQEASAEATRAGHPLTFDDVPNGIAFVPERGTLLLTGKRWPVLFEVRVPGVKPEASATGRAASPR from the coding sequence ATGCGCGCCCGCCTTCCGCTGCCTGTCCCCCTCACCACCCTGCTCCTCACGGTTCTCTTGCCCGCCGGAACGGCCCTCGCCCAGGAAACGCCGGTGCTGCGGCCCACCGTCACGGCCCGTTTCCCGCATGACCACGCCGCGTTTACCCAGGGCCTGCAGTACCTGGGACAGAGCACCCTGATCGAGAGCACCGGGCAGGTCGGTTCGTCGGGGGTGCGCCAGGTGGACCTGCGAACGGGCCGCGTGCTCAAAGACGTTCCCACCCCCATCGCCAGCGCCTTTGGCGAAGGCGTGACCGTCCTCAAGGGGGTGGCCTATCACATCACCTGGCAAACGGGCGTAGCCTTTGCCTTTGACGCCGCCACCCTGCGCGAGGTCGGGCGGTACCGCTACCGGGGCGAGGGCTGGGGCCTGACGAACGACGGCAAGCAGCTCATCATGAGTGACGGCTCCAGCACCCTGTTTTGGCGCGATTCCCGGACCTTTGCGGTCACCCGTACCGTCCGCGTGACCGACGGGGGACAGCCGGTGAAGAACCTCAACGAACTGGAGTATGTGCAGGGCAGCATCTACGCGAACATCTGGCTGACGAACCGCATTGCCCGCATTGACCCCAGAACCGGAAAGGTGACTGCCTGGCTGGACGTGCAGCCGCTGATGCAGGAGGCCAGCGCCGAGGCGACCCGCGCCGGGCACCCCCTCACCTTTGACGACGTCCCCAACGGCATCGCCTTTGTTCCCGAACGCGGCACCCTGCTGCTCACCGGCAAGCGCTGGCCGGTGCTTTTTGAGGTGAGGGTACCCGGGGTCAAGCCTGAGGCCAGCGCGACCGGCCGGGCCGCTTCGCCACGCTGA
- a CDS encoding nuclear transport factor 2 family protein produces the protein MANLTEQFMQALQTAEASRDPAPLVALFAEDATLQNLTTHTWRGQEGARTFWQAYLDNFQTIHSEFTHHTDDGRTGLMEWEATGQLQNGTDIAYRGASVIEHNGQQVSAFRTYYDSAAFVKPALQE, from the coding sequence ATGGCCAACCTCACAGAGCAGTTTATGCAGGCCCTTCAGACCGCCGAGGCAAGCCGTGACCCCGCCCCCCTCGTGGCGCTGTTCGCAGAGGACGCAACGCTCCAGAACCTCACCACGCACACCTGGCGTGGCCAGGAGGGTGCGCGAACGTTCTGGCAGGCCTACTTGGACAACTTCCAGACCATCCACAGCGAATTCACCCACCACACCGACGATGGCCGAACCGGGCTGATGGAATGGGAGGCGACCGGGCAGCTTCAAAACGGCACCGACATCGCGTATCGGGGTGCCAGCGTGATCGAGCACAACGGTCAACAGGTCAGCGCCTTTCGCACGTACTACGATTCGGCCGCCTTCGTGAAGCCGGCGCTTCAGGAATAA
- the queG gene encoding tRNA epoxyqueuosine(34) reductase QueG: protein MTAAEVLADLAVSLGADAVGWAPALIPTAAVDEYAAWLAAGRHADMTYLERQLPARTDPSSRLEGAASVLVLGVSHAFADPGVPTGGVRVGRVARYAWTPDYHDQLGPVLTRLEEEAAQLGVRARGYVDHGPVMERLFAAGAFLGWRGRSGMLVSTRLGAFVTLAVLLTDLPFTGTPPAHPDRCGRCFRCVTACPTQAIGEDRAIDARRCISYLTIEHRGPVPHQLRASVGDWLFGCDVCSEVCPWTGRAGPLARFLKADPELAHPDLSAFFGVSERQFERRFAGTALLRPRRKGMARNALTVLGNTRRPEGWPLLLAGAQDPAWEVREAAAWALGQWNEVGHVRFLLNDPHEAVRESAARALGVAS, encoded by the coding sequence GTGACCGCTGCCGAAGTCCTTGCTGATCTCGCCGTCTCGCTGGGCGCAGACGCCGTGGGCTGGGCACCCGCGCTCATTCCTACTGCGGCCGTGGACGAGTATGCCGCGTGGCTCGCCGCCGGACGGCACGCGGACATGACGTACCTCGAGCGGCAGCTGCCTGCCCGGACGGACCCGAGCTCGCGGCTGGAGGGGGCAGCGAGCGTTCTCGTGCTGGGGGTATCGCACGCGTTCGCAGACCCCGGCGTTCCCACAGGGGGCGTGCGCGTGGGCCGGGTGGCCCGCTACGCCTGGACACCCGACTACCACGACCAGCTTGGGCCGGTCCTGACCCGACTGGAGGAGGAAGCCGCGCAGCTGGGCGTGCGCGCGCGTGGATACGTCGATCACGGCCCGGTGATGGAACGCCTCTTCGCGGCGGGGGCCTTCCTGGGCTGGCGCGGGCGCAGCGGGATGCTGGTCAGCACGCGGCTGGGGGCCTTTGTCACGCTGGCGGTGCTGCTGACCGACCTGCCCTTCACGGGAACGCCGCCAGCCCATCCTGACCGCTGTGGGCGCTGCTTCCGCTGCGTGACGGCTTGCCCCACCCAGGCCATCGGGGAAGACCGCGCCATCGACGCGCGGCGCTGCATCTCCTACCTGACCATCGAGCACCGGGGGCCGGTGCCGCACCAGCTCAGGGCGAGCGTGGGCGACTGGCTTTTCGGTTGCGACGTCTGCAGCGAGGTCTGTCCCTGGACGGGACGAGCCGGGCCGCTGGCCCGCTTCCTGAAGGCCGACCCCGAACTCGCCCACCCCGACCTAAGCGCCTTTTTTGGCGTCAGCGAGCGGCAGTTCGAGCGCCGTTTTGCGGGCACGGCCTTGTTGCGCCCCCGCCGCAAGGGGATGGCCCGCAATGCCCTCACCGTGCTCGGCAATACCCGCCGCCCGGAAGGGTGGCCGCTGCTGCTTGCCGGAGCACAGGACCCGGCCTGGGAGGTCCGCGAGGCTGCGGCCTGGGCGCTGGGCCAGTGGAACGAGGTCGGGCACGTGCGGTTCCTGCTGAACGACCCGCACGAGGCAGTACGGGAAAGCGCCGCGCGGGCTTTAGGCGTCGCTTCATGA
- the pgl gene encoding 6-phosphogluconolactonase — protein sequence MRWQVLPTPAATGQAAAEAFAQAAREAVATRAAFHAALSGGSTPRWMYRALRELPNVPWEQVHIYFSDERSVGPQSPESNYRLAHDELLTHVPIPEAQVHRMEGERRPLEDAARAYAALLPARLDVVLLGMGDDGHTASLFPGTQALTATDRVAANWVPQLNTARLTLTFPEINAARARWLLVTGAGKAEVLRAVQLGEEEYPVARVQDPVWFLDAAAAAKLRD from the coding sequence GTGAGGTGGCAGGTCTTGCCCACGCCCGCGGCCACGGGGCAGGCCGCCGCCGAAGCCTTTGCGCAGGCGGCGCGGGAGGCCGTCGCTACCCGCGCCGCCTTTCATGCCGCGCTTTCGGGCGGCAGCACGCCCCGGTGGATGTACCGGGCCCTGCGTGAGCTGCCAAACGTTCCCTGGGAACAAGTCCACATCTACTTCAGTGACGAACGCAGCGTGGGGCCGCAAAGCCCCGAGAGCAACTACCGGCTTGCCCATGACGAGCTGCTCACGCACGTTCCCATTCCCGAAGCCCAGGTGCACCGCATGGAGGGCGAGCGCCGCCCGCTCGAGGACGCCGCACGGGCCTACGCGGCCCTCCTTCCCGCGCGGCTCGACGTGGTGTTGCTGGGCATGGGTGACGACGGCCACACCGCCAGCCTCTTTCCCGGGACGCAGGCGCTGACCGCCACTGACAGAGTCGCCGCGAACTGGGTCCCCCAACTCAACACCGCAAGGCTCACCTTGACCTTTCCGGAGATCAATGCGGCCCGAGCACGCTGGCTGCTGGTGACTGGGGCGGGCAAGGCAGAGGTGCTGCGCGCGGTGCAGCTGGGTGAGGAAGAGTACCCCGTCGCGCGGGTGCAGGATCCGGTGTGGTTCCTGGACGCGGCGGCGGCAGCCAAGCTGAGGGACTAG
- a CDS encoding glucose-6-phosphate dehydrogenase assembly protein OpcA codes for MTHSTDLRPRGPVETDVRRAQAALDELWAQTDVETRAYTGNIVALTVSRHLARVEEALAGLEGRYAGRQLIGVMDAEEQESLRVQVMLVPQPGGIYVERLRLRADPEQLRGAILPLLRPATVNHVWWAADTPPGGVLLAELTELADQVIANSLLLDIPPTRQYALADLGWSRSAHWREALAQVFDSPDAARQLRAVRTLTVQYAGSNALPARLFAGWVASTLGWPDLSNVTFQAADCERENGDLCGLELAGQDVTFTLSAAGRERVRCEARWPGVARTTEVNVPPMSLAEGLGRVMARPERGEVFERAWALARASLEQR; via the coding sequence ATGACCCACTCCACTGACCTTCGCCCCCGCGGCCCCGTTGAAACCGACGTGCGCCGGGCCCAGGCCGCTCTGGACGAGCTGTGGGCGCAGACAGACGTAGAAACGCGGGCGTACACCGGAAATATCGTGGCCCTCACGGTGAGTCGGCACCTCGCGCGGGTGGAGGAGGCGCTGGCCGGGCTGGAGGGGAGATACGCGGGACGCCAGCTTATCGGCGTGATGGACGCGGAGGAACAGGAGAGCCTGCGGGTGCAGGTCATGCTCGTGCCGCAGCCGGGCGGCATCTATGTCGAGCGCCTGCGCCTGCGGGCCGATCCCGAGCAGCTCCGGGGCGCCATCCTGCCGCTGCTGCGCCCCGCAACCGTCAACCACGTGTGGTGGGCTGCGGACACGCCACCGGGAGGCGTACTCCTCGCGGAGCTGACCGAGCTCGCTGACCAGGTGATTGCCAATAGCCTCCTGCTGGATATTCCCCCGACGCGGCAGTACGCCCTGGCCGATCTGGGCTGGTCCCGCTCGGCGCACTGGCGCGAGGCGCTGGCGCAGGTGTTCGACAGCCCCGACGCGGCCCGGCAGCTTCGAGCGGTGCGGACCCTGACCGTGCAGTACGCCGGCAGCAACGCGTTACCGGCTCGCCTCTTTGCGGGCTGGGTGGCCAGCACGCTGGGTTGGCCCGACCTGAGCAACGTCACCTTCCAGGCCGCCGACTGCGAACGCGAGAACGGTGACCTGTGCGGCCTGGAACTCGCGGGCCAGGACGTGACGTTTACCCTCAGCGCCGCTGGCCGCGAACGGGTGCGCTGCGAGGCCCGGTGGCCGGGCGTAGCGCGCACCACCGAGGTCAATGTTCCCCCCATGAGCCTTGCCGAGGGCCTGGGCCGCGTGATGGCCCGTCCCGAGCGCGGAGAGGTCTTTGAGCGGGCCTGGGCGCTGGCGCGGGCCAGCCTGGAGCAGCGGTGA